In one Chryseobacterium culicis genomic region, the following are encoded:
- a CDS encoding TolC family protein: protein MNMMENSKTKNIIIAIALSLVLASCKAPMATVIKDEVKENIPQNFNQEEQQDANNNSGTTPWRQFFTDPNLVTLIETALKNNQELLITLQEIEIAKSGVLAKKGRLTPTVSAGIGAGLKKAGRYTSEGAGDATTEIEPGKEMPDPLGNFEAGLNASWEIDIWKKLRTEKESAVAHYLSTVEGKNFVLSNLIEEVADNYYELLALDNQLDIIQQYIKLQQRALEISKIQKEAAAATELAVKKFEAELAKSKAAEYTIRQQITEKENEINALLGRYPQPIVRTKENFMSTIPPTVYTGIPSQLLANRPDIKRAELELKASKLDVEAARKEFYPSLEISATLGLEAFKPSYLVKLPESIAYNLAGELAGPLINKSAIKANFQTADAKQVQALYEYDKTILNAYLDVANLMSKVKNIDQYYQLKSQETKALDQSIDIANQLFRNSRADYLEVLLNQRDALDAKMELIEAKQKQLSTVVDIYKSLGGGWK, encoded by the coding sequence ATGAACATGATGGAAAATTCGAAGACTAAAAATATAATTATAGCCATTGCCTTATCGCTTGTACTCGCAAGCTGTAAGGCGCCGATGGCGACTGTCATAAAAGATGAGGTAAAAGAAAATATTCCTCAGAACTTTAATCAGGAAGAGCAGCAGGATGCTAATAACAATAGCGGAACAACTCCATGGAGACAGTTCTTTACAGATCCCAATCTGGTAACCCTGATTGAAACAGCTTTAAAAAATAATCAGGAACTGCTGATCACGCTTCAGGAGATTGAAATCGCGAAAAGTGGGGTCTTAGCTAAAAAGGGAAGGCTTACTCCAACTGTTTCTGCCGGAATAGGAGCCGGACTGAAAAAAGCCGGACGTTATACCAGTGAAGGAGCAGGGGATGCTACTACAGAAATAGAACCTGGAAAAGAAATGCCGGATCCGCTTGGAAACTTTGAAGCAGGATTAAACGCAAGCTGGGAGATTGATATCTGGAAAAAACTCAGAACGGAAAAAGAATCTGCAGTAGCGCATTATCTTTCTACAGTGGAAGGGAAGAATTTTGTTTTATCTAATCTTATTGAAGAAGTTGCGGACAACTATTATGAATTGTTGGCTCTTGATAATCAATTAGACATTATACAACAATATATAAAGCTTCAACAAAGAGCACTGGAGATTTCCAAAATTCAGAAAGAAGCTGCTGCTGCAACGGAGCTTGCCGTGAAAAAATTTGAAGCAGAATTGGCGAAATCCAAAGCTGCAGAATATACAATCCGCCAGCAGATCACTGAAAAGGAAAATGAAATTAATGCTTTATTAGGAAGATATCCACAGCCAATTGTGAGAACTAAGGAAAACTTTATGTCTACCATTCCACCGACTGTATATACCGGAATCCCATCTCAGTTATTGGCTAACCGACCTGATATCAAGCGTGCAGAATTGGAATTAAAGGCTTCAAAGCTGGATGTAGAAGCTGCAAGAAAAGAATTTTATCCTTCTCTGGAAATTTCTGCAACCTTAGGTCTTGAGGCATTCAAACCTTCCTACCTTGTTAAATTGCCGGAATCCATTGCTTATAATCTGGCAGGTGAATTGGCAGGGCCGCTGATTAATAAAAGTGCGATAAAAGCGAATTTCCAGACCGCAGATGCAAAACAGGTTCAGGCATTATACGAATATGATAAAACCATTTTGAATGCCTATCTGGATGTTGCGAATCTGATGTCAAAAGTTAAAAATATAGATCAGTATTATCAACTGAAGTCACAGGAAACCAAAGCGCTGGATCAGTCTATTGATATTGCCAATCAATTGTTCCGTAATTCAAGAGCGGATTATCTTGAAGTTCTTTTAAACCAGAGAGATGCTCTGGATGCTAAAATGGAGCTTATCGAAGCAAAACAGAAACAGCTCAGCACCGTAGTCGATATCTATAAAAGTTTAGGTGGAGGCTGGAAATAA
- a CDS encoding T9SS type A sorting domain-containing protein, producing MRKLYLSAFTLCTILGVSAQEVVWQKDIKSSTQDFLSQVTTTIDQQYLITGSSIQSDKQQALGSKQNNGYDFHLVKLNQQGQEVWEKYFSGSNHDYLSATVTTQDGGFLLAGTSYSGKGLDKKDDSKGGSDIWLIRINEFGDELWQKTLGSTSDEEARAVIQTTDLGFFVAGNVQSSSKGYGSKDVWITKLDKNGKELSQLILGGKGLDEVEKMIPTKDGGALLGIYSRSTSVKTNNQQSTTNINIPSDRTTTHNLLSATSKQSDNFGEGDYWIVKLDKNGKVEWEKNFGGKGDDHIRTLALTSTGFIIGGESRSERSGNKTVGLEEGTDLWLISLNERGDEQWQKSYNFKNRDILMGMSVIQSQDTRTKNQDFTKGILLGGYTQAEGRIQTDDETFWMLYLDQNGNEQWRKHVKGESRQREERLSDLKLNRDGSIILAGTSAEELGKENWKIVKLGDKQVDQLIEKYDIKIYPNPVSDYAYVEIGFDFKEADILLYDMSGRQLQSIKTKNRVTKINTQALIQGAYLVTIKTDTNKTANAKLIKK from the coding sequence ATGAGAAAACTTTATCTCAGTGCATTTACTTTATGCACAATCTTGGGCGTATCTGCTCAGGAAGTGGTGTGGCAGAAAGACATCAAATCCTCTACCCAGGATTTCCTAAGCCAGGTCACCACTACCATCGACCAACAATATCTGATCACCGGAAGTTCTATTCAAAGCGATAAACAGCAGGCTTTAGGCAGTAAGCAAAACAACGGTTACGATTTCCATCTGGTAAAACTGAACCAACAGGGACAGGAAGTCTGGGAGAAATATTTTTCGGGATCTAACCATGATTATTTATCAGCAACCGTTACTACGCAGGATGGCGGGTTTTTACTGGCCGGAACATCCTATTCAGGAAAAGGACTCGATAAAAAAGATGATTCCAAAGGAGGATCCGATATCTGGCTGATCCGAATCAATGAATTTGGCGACGAATTATGGCAGAAAACCTTGGGAAGCACTTCCGATGAAGAAGCCAGAGCGGTGATTCAAACCACAGACTTAGGATTCTTTGTCGCCGGGAATGTACAGAGCTCATCAAAAGGCTACGGTTCTAAAGATGTCTGGATCACAAAATTGGATAAAAACGGAAAAGAATTATCCCAATTAATCTTAGGAGGAAAAGGCTTAGATGAAGTCGAGAAGATGATTCCCACGAAAGATGGTGGTGCATTGTTGGGAATTTACTCAAGAAGCACATCTGTTAAAACAAATAATCAGCAATCAACGACTAACATTAACATTCCGTCTGACAGAACTACAACCCATAACCTACTATCTGCAACCTCAAAGCAAAGCGATAATTTCGGCGAAGGCGATTACTGGATTGTCAAGCTAGACAAAAACGGAAAAGTAGAATGGGAAAAGAACTTTGGAGGCAAAGGTGATGACCACATCAGAACCCTTGCCTTAACTTCAACGGGCTTTATCATTGGTGGAGAATCCAGATCAGAAAGATCAGGCAATAAAACCGTAGGCCTGGAAGAAGGAACAGACCTCTGGCTGATTTCCCTAAATGAAAGAGGAGATGAACAGTGGCAGAAATCTTACAATTTCAAGAACCGGGATATTCTGATGGGTATGAGTGTGATTCAGAGCCAGGATACAAGAACCAAGAATCAAGACTTTACAAAAGGAATATTGTTGGGAGGCTATACCCAGGCTGAAGGAAGAATACAGACAGATGATGAAACCTTCTGGATGCTCTATCTGGATCAGAATGGAAATGAGCAGTGGAGAAAACACGTGAAAGGAGAATCCAGACAAAGAGAAGAAAGGCTTTCCGACTTAAAACTGAACAGAGATGGTTCTATTATTCTGGCCGGAACCAGTGCAGAAGAACTGGGAAAAGAAAACTGGAAGATTGTAAAACTGGGTGATAAACAGGTTGATCAGCTGATTGAAAAATATGATATCAAAATCTACCCGAATCCTGTTTCTGATTATGCCTATGTAGAAATCGGCTTTGATTTCAAGGAAGCTGATATTCTCTTGTATGATATGAGTGGAAGACAACTTCAGAGTATAAAAACAAAGAACAGAGTAACGAAGATCAATACCCAGGCTTTGATTCAGGGAGCGTATCTGGTGACGATAAAAACTGATACCAACAAAACAGCGAATGCTAAACTCATTAAGAAATAA